The Caminicella sporogenes DSM 14501 genomic interval GCAACTATATCAGGTGTACAGTCTTGATCAACAGATAATACAGTTGCAATAACTTGAACATCATTTCTATATCCCTTTGGGAATAGCGGACGAATAGGTCTATCAATTAATCGAGAAGTAAGAATTGCCTTTTCAGTAGGTTTACCTTCTCTTTTTATAAATCCGCCGGGAATTTTACCAACTGCATACTGTCTTTCTTCAAAGTCAACACTTAATGGGAAAAAGTCAATGCCTTCTCTTGGTTTATCAGAAGCTACGGCAGTTACAAGAACAACTGTATCGCCATATCTTACTAAAGCAGAACCATTAGCTTGACCAGCAACTTTACCTATTTCTACTCTTAAAGTTCTTCCTGCAATTTCAGTTTCAAATACTTTTTCTATATTTTCCATCCTATACCTCCATTTCTATAATATTTATAATAATAATTCTACATTTAAATATTATTTCCTACGAAATTAAAAAAATTACTTTCATTATTTCTTAATTTTTCTTCAGAAAATAAAATAATAGAGCGGGACCATCCCGCTCACAATTATTTTCTTAAGCCTAATTTTTCAATTAGATTTCTATATCTTTCTAAATCTTTATTCTTTAAGTAGTTTAGAAGATTTCTTCTCTTACCTACCATTTTCAAAAGACCTCTACGAGAATGATGGTCCTTTTTGTGAATCTTTAAATGCTCATTAAGTTCATTAATTCTATAAGTAAGAATTGCTATTTGAACTTCTGGTGAACCTGTATCACCTTCATGAGTTTTAAATTCATTAATAATCTCAAGTTTTTTCTCTTTTGATAGCATGCTTTCACCTCCCTACTTTAAATCGCCTTTAGCCTAGATAAGCACCGGTGAAACGCTAATCTAAGCAAAAGGTTCTTACGATATGTAATTTTAACACATTATATAAATGTTGTAAATAATAAATTTATAAAAATAGCATAATATAGAAATAAACTTATATTATTTTAAAGAAATTTTTTACACTGTATATATCACATTCTATTTGATTGCACAGAAGTTTAACTGTATCAAATTTCATTTCATCTCTTATTCGCTTATGAAATTCCACTT includes:
- the rpsO gene encoding 30S ribosomal protein S15 codes for the protein MLSKEKKLEIINEFKTHEGDTGSPEVQIAILTYRINELNEHLKIHKKDHHSRRGLLKMVGKRRNLLNYLKNKDLERYRNLIEKLGLRK